A window of the Branchiibius hedensis genome harbors these coding sequences:
- the ypfJ gene encoding KPN_02809 family neutral zinc metallopeptidase, with protein MTFNDNVGLDTSQVQSGGSGGGYGGGGGVGRGGVAIGGIGGIIIMILTAIFGGNLLGSSGTSNALDNTSEVSSNSGSITDQFSECKTGADANSNDTCRVIATVNSVQNFWSGYLPKYGQNYTPAKTVLYSGQTQSGCGTATSDMGPFYCPLDQKVYVDVSFYQELSSKYGADTGALAKEYVIAHEYGHHIQNIFGVLGASQQDPQGANSASVRTELQADCYAGLWVRYASQTTDSQGNVYIKDITDTDIRSALSAAAAVGDDHIQAQATGRVRPDTFTHGTSAQRQKWFYTGYSTGDLNRCDTFNAASLG; from the coding sequence ATGACGTTCAACGACAACGTCGGACTCGACACCTCGCAGGTGCAGTCCGGTGGATCAGGTGGGGGCTACGGCGGCGGCGGCGGGGTCGGCCGCGGGGGCGTGGCGATCGGCGGTATCGGCGGCATCATCATCATGATCCTGACCGCCATCTTCGGGGGGAACCTGTTGGGGTCCAGCGGCACCTCGAACGCATTGGACAACACCAGTGAGGTCTCGTCGAACTCCGGCTCCATCACCGACCAGTTCAGCGAATGCAAGACCGGCGCGGACGCCAACAGCAACGACACCTGCCGGGTGATCGCGACCGTCAACAGTGTGCAGAACTTCTGGTCGGGGTATCTACCCAAGTACGGCCAGAACTACACCCCGGCCAAGACGGTCCTGTACTCCGGTCAGACGCAGTCCGGTTGCGGCACGGCGACCTCCGACATGGGCCCGTTCTACTGCCCGCTGGACCAGAAGGTCTACGTGGACGTCTCCTTCTACCAGGAGTTGAGCAGTAAGTACGGCGCCGACACCGGTGCGCTGGCCAAGGAATACGTGATCGCGCACGAGTACGGTCACCACATCCAGAACATCTTCGGGGTGCTGGGTGCTTCGCAGCAGGACCCCCAGGGTGCCAACAGTGCGTCGGTGCGCACCGAGTTGCAGGCCGACTGCTACGCCGGTCTGTGGGTCCGGTACGCCTCGCAGACCACCGACTCCCAGGGCAACGTTTACATCAAGGACATCACCGACACCGACATCAGGTCGGCGCTGTCCGCGGCTGCTGCGGTGGGCGATGATCACATCCAGGCCCAGGCGACGGGCCGGGTCCGCCCGGACACGTTCACGCACGGCACCTCGGCGCAGCGGCAGAAGTGGTTCTACACCGGCTACTCGACCGGCGACCTGAACCGTTGCGACACGTTCAACGCAGCCTCACTGGGCTGA
- a CDS encoding metal-sulfur cluster assembly factor: MTETTNPVNVADVEEAMRDVVDPELGINVVDLGLVYGITVDGEANAVLDMTLTSAACPLTDVIEDQTAAALEGLVSTHRINWVWMPPWGPDKITDDGREMLRALGFNI, from the coding sequence ATGACTGAGACCACCAACCCTGTCAACGTCGCGGACGTCGAAGAAGCGATGCGCGACGTCGTCGACCCCGAACTCGGGATCAACGTGGTCGACCTTGGGCTGGTCTACGGCATCACGGTCGACGGTGAGGCCAACGCTGTGCTCGACATGACGCTGACCAGTGCGGCCTGCCCGCTGACCGACGTCATCGAGGACCAGACGGCCGCCGCGCTCGAAGGTCTGGTCTCCACGCACCGCATCAACTGGGTGTGGATGCCGCCGTGGGGTCCGGACAAGATCACCGACGATGGCCGCGAGATGCTGCGCGCCCTGGGCTTCAACATCTGA
- the sufU gene encoding Fe-S cluster assembly sulfur transfer protein SufU, with translation MDLYQEVILDHYKHPQHAGLREPFDAQVHHINTTCGDEITLRVDVDGDVVKDVSYDSTGCSISVASASVLAEEVIGHSITESLATYEAMKAMLTSRGQDPGDEELIGDGVAFAGVAKYPARVKCALLAWSAYLDALSRTQEETA, from the coding sequence ATGGACCTGTACCAGGAAGTGATCCTTGATCACTACAAGCATCCGCAGCACGCCGGGCTTCGGGAACCGTTCGACGCCCAGGTGCACCACATCAACACCACGTGCGGTGACGAGATCACCCTGCGGGTCGACGTCGATGGTGACGTGGTCAAGGACGTGTCCTACGACTCCACCGGCTGCTCCATCTCGGTGGCGTCCGCCTCGGTCCTCGCCGAAGAAGTCATCGGCCATTCGATCACCGAAAGTCTGGCCACGTACGAAGCGATGAAGGCGATGTTGACCTCGCGGGGTCAGGATCCGGGCGATGAGGAACTCATCGGCGACGGGGTCGCGTTCGCCGGTGTCGCCAAATACCCCGCGCGGGTCAAATGCGCTCTGCTGGCGTGGTCGGCCTATCTCGACGCGCTCAGCCGCACCCAGGAGGAAACCGCATGA
- a CDS encoding aminotransferase class V-fold PLP-dependent enzyme produces the protein MTTHADPGVATPDATALDLSTIRADFPILARTVRDGKPLVYLDSGATSQKPRVVIDAERDFYEQHNAAVHRGAHQLAEEATDAFESARAQVAALIGAAPDDVVFTKNATESLNLVTYGLSNALAPGALDGVDPAIADRLRIGPGDEVCITEMEHHANLVPWQEFCRRTGATLRWIPVLPDGTLDLAAAPIGERTKVLAFTHVSNVVGTINPVAELVARARAVGALSVLDACQSVPHLPVDVTDLGVDFLAFSGHKMLGPSGIGVLWGRPELLAALPPFLTGGSMIELVTMEKSTYAAPPQRFEAGVPMAAQAVGLGAASQYLAGLGMDNVAAHDRALVTYTLERLAERPWVRVLGPTDPQIRCGAVAFTIEGVHPHDVGQILDDAGVAVRTGHHCAWPLHRALKVPASTRASFAPYTTFAEIDAFVDALDRVPVVFGLDV, from the coding sequence GTGACCACACACGCCGACCCCGGCGTGGCCACCCCGGATGCGACCGCGCTGGACCTGAGCACGATCCGGGCCGACTTCCCGATCCTCGCGCGCACCGTGCGGGACGGGAAACCGTTGGTGTACCTGGATTCCGGTGCAACCTCACAGAAGCCGCGGGTCGTCATCGACGCCGAACGGGACTTCTACGAGCAGCACAACGCGGCCGTCCACCGTGGCGCGCACCAGCTCGCAGAGGAAGCGACGGACGCCTTCGAGAGCGCCCGCGCCCAGGTCGCTGCCCTCATCGGGGCGGCGCCGGACGACGTGGTCTTCACCAAGAACGCCACCGAGTCGCTGAACCTGGTCACCTACGGCCTGTCCAACGCGCTGGCTCCCGGCGCCCTCGATGGTGTGGATCCGGCGATCGCGGACCGGTTGCGGATCGGTCCCGGCGACGAGGTCTGCATCACCGAGATGGAGCACCACGCGAATCTGGTGCCGTGGCAGGAGTTCTGCCGTCGGACCGGTGCCACGCTGCGCTGGATCCCGGTGCTGCCGGACGGCACCCTCGACCTGGCGGCCGCGCCGATCGGTGAGCGCACGAAGGTGCTGGCCTTCACGCACGTCTCCAACGTTGTCGGCACCATCAATCCGGTCGCCGAGTTGGTCGCGCGGGCCAGGGCCGTCGGTGCGCTGTCCGTGCTCGACGCCTGCCAGTCCGTGCCGCACCTGCCGGTCGACGTGACCGACCTCGGCGTGGACTTCCTGGCCTTCTCCGGGCACAAGATGCTCGGTCCCTCCGGGATCGGGGTGCTGTGGGGTCGCCCGGAGTTGCTGGCCGCGTTGCCGCCCTTCCTGACCGGTGGCTCGATGATCGAGTTGGTCACGATGGAGAAATCGACGTACGCCGCGCCGCCGCAACGCTTCGAAGCGGGCGTCCCGATGGCGGCCCAGGCCGTCGGTCTGGGCGCCGCCAGCCAGTACCTTGCCGGTCTTGGTATGGACAACGTTGCCGCACACGACCGGGCCTTGGTCACCTACACCCTGGAGCGCCTCGCGGAACGACCGTGGGTACGCGTCCTCGGTCCGACCGATCCGCAGATCCGCTGCGGCGCAGTGGCATTCACGATCGAGGGAGTGCACCCGCACGACGTGGGGCAGATCCTCGACGACGCGGGGGTCGCCGTCCGCACCGGCCATCACTGCGCTTGGCCACTGCACCGCGCGCTGAAGGTGCCGGCGTCCACCCGAGCCAGTTTCGCGCCGTACACCACGTTCGCGGAGATCGACGCCTTCGTCGACGCGCTCGACCGGGTGCCGGTGGTCTTCGGATTGGACGTGTGA
- the sufC gene encoding Fe-S cluster assembly ATPase SufC, which produces MSTLEIRDLHVTVETEQGTKEILKGVDLSVSSGETHAIMGPNGSGKSTLAYSVAGHPKYTITQGSVTLDGEDVLAMSVDERARAGLFLAMQYPVEVPGVTVSNFLRTAKTAIDGEAPKLRTWVKDVKGAMENLRMDTAFAERNVNEGFSGGEKKRHEILQLELLQPKIAILDETDSGLDVDALRIVSEGVNRAKDNTDLGVLLITHYTRILRYIKPDFVHVFVDGKVAEEGGPELAERLENEGYDRYLQGATAS; this is translated from the coding sequence ATGTCCACGCTTGAAATCCGTGACCTGCACGTCACCGTCGAGACCGAACAAGGCACCAAGGAGATCCTCAAAGGGGTCGACCTGAGCGTCTCCTCCGGCGAGACCCACGCGATCATGGGCCCCAACGGTTCGGGTAAGTCCACGCTGGCGTACAGCGTCGCCGGGCACCCGAAGTACACCATCACCCAGGGCAGCGTGACCCTCGACGGCGAGGACGTCCTGGCGATGTCCGTCGACGAGCGGGCCCGCGCCGGCCTGTTCCTGGCCATGCAGTACCCGGTCGAGGTTCCGGGGGTCACCGTGAGCAACTTCCTGCGGACCGCCAAGACCGCGATCGACGGCGAGGCGCCGAAACTGCGCACCTGGGTCAAGGACGTCAAGGGCGCCATGGAGAACCTGCGGATGGACACCGCCTTCGCCGAGCGCAACGTCAACGAAGGCTTCTCCGGTGGTGAGAAGAAGCGCCACGAGATCCTGCAGTTGGAGTTGCTGCAGCCCAAGATCGCGATCCTGGACGAGACCGACTCCGGTCTTGACGTCGACGCGCTGCGCATCGTCTCCGAGGGCGTCAACCGCGCCAAGGACAACACCGACCTGGGCGTGCTGCTGATCACCCACTACACGCGGATCCTGCGCTACATCAAGCCGGACTTCGTGCACGTCTTCGTCGACGGCAAGGTCGCCGAAGAGGGTGGCCCCGAACTGGCCGAGCGCCTGGAGAACGAGGGCTACGACCGCTACCTGCAGGGGGCGACCGCTTCGTGA
- a CDS encoding non-heme iron oxygenase ferredoxin subunit, with amino-acid sequence MSDFVRVCALAELTRNAPALAEIDGRPVAIVRDEDDHVHAVDDTCSHANVSLSEGEVDGCTIECWLHGSAFDLNTGEPTSLPATEPIAVYAVKVQEGDVLVDVTTSVNGVPV; translated from the coding sequence ATGAGCGACTTCGTCCGTGTCTGCGCCCTGGCGGAGCTGACCCGCAATGCGCCGGCGCTGGCGGAGATCGATGGCCGACCCGTTGCGATCGTGCGCGACGAGGACGACCACGTCCACGCGGTCGACGACACCTGCTCGCACGCGAACGTCTCGCTGTCCGAGGGCGAAGTCGACGGTTGCACCATCGAGTGCTGGCTGCACGGCTCCGCCTTCGACCTGAACACCGGTGAGCCCACCAGCCTGCCGGCCACCGAACCCATCGCCGTCTACGCCGTGAAGGTGCAGGAGGGCGACGTGCTGGTCGACGTCACCACCTCCGTCAACGGCGTCCCCGTCTGA